The sequence CCAGCGACACCGCGGCCCGGCTGGGTGGCGACGAGTTCAGCATCGTCTGCGAGAACACCGAGCCGGCGGACGCCGAGGCGCTGGCCGACCGGCTGCGCACCACGGTCACCGAGCCGCTGGACCTCGACGGCATCCGGGTCCCGGTGGGCATCAGCATCGGCATCGGCACCGCGCTGGGCGGCGAGGAGCCCGGGGCGGTCGACGAGCGGGTGGTGCGGGCCGCCGACGACGACATGTACGCCGACAAGGCCCGCCGCCGGTCAGCCCCCCGCCGCTGACCCGGAAGTCCTCCCCCAGCCCTGCGCCCAGGCCGCGGCCCGGCCGAGGCGGGACATGCGGTGGCGGGCCCGGCCGCACGCCCGGCGCCACCTACCCGCCGAGCGCCTCGCCGACGACGGCCCGGGCCTCCTCCTGCACCTGCGCGAGGTGCTCGGGACCGCGGAAGGACTCGGCGTAGATCTTGTAGACGTCCTCGGTGCCGGACGGGCGGGCGGCGAACCACGCATTCTCCGTCGTCACCTTGAGCCCGCCGATCGGGGCGTCGTTGCCGGGTGCCCGGGTGAGCTTGGCGGTGATCGGCTCGCCCGCCAGCTCGGTCGCCGAGACGGCCTCGGGGGAGAGCTTGCCCAGCGCCGCCTTCTGCTCCCGGGAGGCGGGGGCGTCGATGCGGGCGTAGGCGGACTCCCCGAAGTGGTCGGTGAGCTGCCGGTGCAGCTTGGAGGGGGACCGGCCCGTCACCGCCTGGATCTCGGCAGCCAGCAGTGCCAGCAGGATGCCGTCCTTGTCCGTCGTCCAGACGCCGCCGTCACGGCGCAGGAACGAGGCGCCGGCCGACTCCTCGCCACCGAAGCCGACCGACCCGTCCAGCAGGCCCGGCACGAACCACTTGAAGCCGACCGGCACCTCGACCAGTCGCCGGCCGAGATCGGCCACGACCCGGTCGATGAGCGAGCTGGACACCAGCGTCTTGCCGACGGCGACGTCCTTCGCCCACCCCGGGCGGTGGCTGAGCAGATAGGCGATCGCGACGGCGAGGAAGTGGTTGGGGTTCATCAGGCCGGCGTCGGGGGTGACGATGCCGTGCCGGTCGGCGTCGGCGTCGTTGCCGGTGGCGATCTGGAACTCGTTGCGGCGGTCGACCAGCGAGGCCATCGCCGACGGGGACGAGCAGTCCATCCGGATCTTGCCGTCCCAGTCCAGCGTCATGAACCGCCAGGTCGGGTCCACCAGCGGGTTGACCACCGTCAGATCGAGCCGGTGCCGCTCGGCGATGGCGGCCCAGTAGTCGACGCTGGCGCCGCCGAGGGGGTCGGCGCCGATCCGGACACCGGCGTCGCGGATCGCGTCGAGGTCGACCACCGAGGGCAGGTCGTCGACGTAGCTGCCGAGGAAGTCGTAGGTCTCCGCGGCCGAGCGGGCCTGGTCCAGCGGAACCCGGCGCACCCCGCTCAGCCCGGCGCGCAGCAGCTCGTTGGCCCGCCCGGCGATCCAGCCGGTGGCGTCGGTGTCCGCGGGACCGCCGTTGGGCGGGTTGTACTTGAACCCGCCGTCGCGCGGCGGGTTGTGCGACGGGGTGACGACGATGCCGTCGGCCATCCCCGAGGTGCGGCCGGCGTTGGCCCGCAGGATGGCGTGGCTGATCGCCGGCGTGGGGGTGTAGCGCCCGCCCGCGTCGACCAGGACGGTCACGTCGTTGGCGGCCAGCACCTCGAGCGCCGTCGCCCAGGCTGGCTCGGACAGCGCGTGGGTGTCCCGGCCGAGGAAGAGCGGCCCGTCATAGCCCTGCTCCGCGCGGTACTCGCAGATCGCCTGGGTGGTCGCGAGGATGTGCGGCTCGTTGAAGGCCGCGTCGAACGCCGACCCCCGGTGGCCGGAGGTGCCGAACGCCACCTGCTGCGCGGGCTCCGCCGGGTCCGGCTCGACCGTGTAGTAGGCGCTGACCAACGAGGCGACGTCGATCAGGTCGGCGGGCTGGGCGGGCTGTCCGGCACGTGCGTCGCTCATGCGGTGATCTTGGCGTGCCCACGGCCTCCGCCGCGACCCGGACCGCCGTCGGCGCCGCCGCGGACCTCCCGGGCTGCGCCACCCCGCGCTGCTCAGGACAGGTCGGTCATGGTCCCGTGCACCCGGCAGGACGGCGCGCCACCGGTCAGCGTGGCCGGCGTGGCTCACCGCGGTAGGTGCCGAACTGCCACAGGTTGCCCTCCGGGTCACGGAGCTCGACGTCCCGCGACCCGTGGTCGGTGGTGTACGGGGCCCGCACGATCTCGGCTCCGGCGGCGCGCGCCCGGGTGTGCAGGCCGTCGGGGTCGGCGGTGACCACGTAGCAGGCGGCGGTGCCCGGCCGGGCCGGCCAGGGGTCGTCCGGGTCCTCGCGCGCCGAGCCGAGCATCACCCCGCCCCCCTCGGGCCAGTCGAGCTGGGCGTGGTCGACGCGGTCGCCCTCGCCGTAGACGGCGGTCTCCTCGAAGCCGAAGGCGTCGACGAGGAACCGGATGAGCGCACGGGCGTCGCGGGCACGGAATGCCGGCCACACCTGCGGGGGCGGCACGGTCTGCTGGGAGGTCGTCATGACGCCGAGAGTGCGCTGGTGACGGCCTCGATGTCTTGTACGTTCCCGAACTCCGCGGCCAGCCAGCGGGTGGGCGGCAGCCCGGAGAAGGCGCGCCACTCACGGGTGAGGTGGGCCTGGTCGCTGAAGCCGCCGGCCACCGCGAGCGACGCGAGGTCGGCTGCCCGGCCCGCGGCGATGCGCGCGGCCAGCGCCCGCCGGGCCCGGTCGAAGCGCACCACCCGGGCCGCCTCCTTGGGGCTCAGCCCCGTTTCGGCGCGGAACCGCTTCTCCAGGTACCGGACCGACCAGCCGGTCCGCCGGGCCACCTCGGCCACCGGCATGCGCCCTCTCGTCGCCGTCGTCAGCCGCCACGCCGCGGCCACCTCGGGCGGGAGGTCGGCATCGAGGTTCAGCCCCCGTCGCAGCACCTGCTCCAGGGCGGCGAACCGGTCCGCCCAGCCGCAGGCGGTCCGCACCCGGTCGGTCAGCTGGGTGCCCGCGGGACCGAGCAGGTACTCGAGCGGCACGTCGATCGAGGCGAGCTCCCCGGCCGGGCAGCCGAGCAGGGCCCGGGCGCCCAGTGGCGTCAACGACAGCTGCACGCCCGCCTGCCGGCCGGGATGCACGATCCGCGCCGGCCGGATGTGCAGCCCGCCGACGAGCGCGTCGAACCGCCCGGGAGCCTGGGCCGGGTCGGGGTGGGCGGCCATCTGCAGCGGTTCGTCCAGCGTCACGACGACGGTCAGCCAGGGCGAGGGCAGGCCCAGGTGCTCGCCGGGCGGGAAG is a genomic window of Blastococcus sp. HT6-30 containing:
- the pgm gene encoding phosphoglucomutase (alpha-D-glucose-1,6-bisphosphate-dependent), whose product is MSDARAGQPAQPADLIDVASLVSAYYTVEPDPAEPAQQVAFGTSGHRGSAFDAAFNEPHILATTQAICEYRAEQGYDGPLFLGRDTHALSEPAWATALEVLAANDVTVLVDAGGRYTPTPAISHAILRANAGRTSGMADGIVVTPSHNPPRDGGFKYNPPNGGPADTDATGWIAGRANELLRAGLSGVRRVPLDQARSAAETYDFLGSYVDDLPSVVDLDAIRDAGVRIGADPLGGASVDYWAAIAERHRLDLTVVNPLVDPTWRFMTLDWDGKIRMDCSSPSAMASLVDRRNEFQIATGNDADADRHGIVTPDAGLMNPNHFLAVAIAYLLSHRPGWAKDVAVGKTLVSSSLIDRVVADLGRRLVEVPVGFKWFVPGLLDGSVGFGGEESAGASFLRRDGGVWTTDKDGILLALLAAEIQAVTGRSPSKLHRQLTDHFGESAYARIDAPASREQKAALGKLSPEAVSATELAGEPITAKLTRAPGNDAPIGGLKVTTENAWFAARPSGTEDVYKIYAESFRGPEHLAQVQEEARAVVGEALGG
- a CDS encoding helix-turn-helix domain-containing protein; translation: MRQESVVHRLHPVLRPYVAAAVGYRHEGFPPGEHLGLPSPWLTVVVTLDEPLQMAAHPDPAQAPGRFDALVGGLHIRPARIVHPGRQAGVQLSLTPLGARALLGCPAGELASIDVPLEYLLGPAGTQLTDRVRTACGWADRFAALEQVLRRGLNLDADLPPEVAAAWRLTTATRGRMPVAEVARRTGWSVRYLEKRFRAETGLSPKEAARVVRFDRARRALAARIAAGRAADLASLAVAGGFSDQAHLTREWRAFSGLPPTRWLAAEFGNVQDIEAVTSALSAS
- a CDS encoding VOC family protein gives rise to the protein MTTSQQTVPPPQVWPAFRARDARALIRFLVDAFGFEETAVYGEGDRVDHAQLDWPEGGGVMLGSAREDPDDPWPARPGTAACYVVTADPDGLHTRARAAGAEIVRAPYTTDHGSRDVELRDPEGNLWQFGTYRGEPRRPR